Proteins encoded within one genomic window of Prauserella marina:
- a CDS encoding VWA domain-containing protein: MRRRGAGRSARTILVTLAAVVAMPAAALVQSSQAATADPDNAARAVPPPTSTTSVVTVKMGGDRNGDQSVAPLAGSTLGLYSSETGGNPLFTCTSDAEGDCSFVVTGTGSGGVNRGGRFWVRQISAPAGWVGNETFRTGGTASTAYRFRTPSLYGGETYSSTDNFMVGTGSNNQAASTGTWQQSRVNPELPGQCGLRVALVLDLSGSMNGSVPALKSAADAFVDSLQGTPSSMALFTFSSYSPATRAQANSPGLASVSTRADAAAFKQQWAGWSNATANGGTNWDRALYEPALAAENYDVTVVVTDGMPTMYSTPEGPGGTGSITCLRELESGIVSANALKAKGSRVLAVGVGDGTSGNAADNLAAISGPDKYDGTNIETADYFQEEDFGGAAAALRSLALAPCTPTVSVIKQIRADDGTVFNAPEGWTFDGETSTPGTTIESPQTTTANGTGAVNFPLTYQGGVESAAITITERQQAGYQLIQQDGKNAECVERVSEQPVEVTDDPGGGPGFTMDVPLTGSVSCTVLNQAPPDVVPATVEVDKQWSVTTGDGTRTYTDGTQPTDLQATLRLTDPGGRTTSDQAWGTTRTGYSAGEQVTVSETARFADLVDCTLTGVEFDGTALDPGAPSATVTLAGGANEHSITNHVDCRTSLTLAKRVAGGEADAGNWLLKAFEAEGSLPGPAGVSGSPEATAEVTPGARYQLAEQLTGTDPALLNYRQVDNRTDYQSNPRSTGSMNCLAYGRDGTQKLGWNDGINGGVNVALGMHVVCSAVNETVPLTLVKEVRGGQAVPGDWRITATPVDPDPAGVPEQTVRGTAGEGVTITVRPGQAYRISETGPDTHSLESVDCGLTEFSSADTLTVESGQRGRCTLVNAYRGASLTLVKDVINEHGGDAKPRDWVLSADGPTPGVSGRTGDSSVTDAAVVSGDYVLAEEGPGGYTASEWACAGRDGDLGVERATVPIVPGDDVTCTITNRDKPGPEPTPSPEPTPSPGPSPVPPSPGPPHDDQSALAGTGMPALGLGLAGLLLLGAGVWFVLRARQKETGEGSE; the protein is encoded by the coding sequence ATGCGACGGAGAGGTGCGGGCAGAAGCGCCAGGACGATCCTGGTGACGCTCGCGGCGGTGGTGGCGATGCCCGCCGCGGCGCTCGTGCAGTCGTCACAGGCCGCCACGGCGGATCCGGACAACGCCGCGCGTGCGGTACCACCACCGACCTCGACGACGTCCGTCGTCACCGTCAAGATGGGCGGCGATCGCAACGGTGACCAGTCCGTCGCTCCGCTGGCGGGTTCCACGCTCGGCCTCTACTCGTCGGAAACCGGCGGAAACCCGCTCTTCACCTGCACGTCCGACGCCGAAGGCGATTGCAGCTTCGTGGTGACCGGCACCGGCTCGGGAGGAGTCAACAGGGGCGGGCGGTTCTGGGTGCGGCAGATCTCCGCGCCCGCGGGCTGGGTCGGCAACGAAACCTTCCGGACAGGGGGCACCGCCTCGACCGCCTACCGGTTCCGGACACCCTCGCTCTACGGCGGCGAAACCTACAGTTCGACCGACAACTTCATGGTCGGTACCGGTTCGAACAACCAGGCCGCTTCCACCGGCACCTGGCAGCAATCGCGCGTCAACCCCGAATTGCCGGGCCAGTGCGGGCTCAGGGTCGCACTCGTACTCGACCTGTCCGGCTCCATGAACGGAAGCGTGCCGGCGCTCAAGTCGGCAGCCGACGCGTTCGTCGACAGCTTGCAGGGCACCCCGTCGTCCATGGCCTTGTTCACCTTCTCCAGTTATTCGCCCGCCACGAGAGCCCAAGCCAACTCACCCGGTCTCGCCTCGGTCTCCACCCGCGCCGACGCCGCCGCGTTCAAGCAGCAATGGGCGGGGTGGTCGAACGCCACGGCAAACGGGGGCACCAACTGGGACCGGGCGCTGTATGAGCCCGCGCTGGCGGCGGAGAACTACGACGTCACGGTGGTGGTCACCGACGGGATGCCCACCATGTACTCCACCCCCGAGGGGCCGGGCGGCACCGGGTCGATCACGTGCCTGAGGGAACTGGAGAGCGGCATCGTCTCCGCCAACGCGCTCAAGGCGAAGGGAAGCAGGGTGCTGGCCGTCGGAGTCGGCGACGGCACCTCGGGCAACGCCGCGGACAACCTCGCGGCCATCTCGGGACCGGACAAGTACGACGGAACCAACATCGAGACGGCCGACTACTTCCAGGAGGAGGACTTCGGCGGGGCCGCCGCCGCGCTGCGCTCACTCGCGCTCGCTCCCTGTACCCCGACGGTGTCGGTGATCAAGCAGATCAGAGCCGACGACGGCACGGTCTTCAACGCGCCGGAGGGCTGGACGTTCGACGGCGAGACGAGCACGCCCGGAACGACCATCGAGTCACCGCAGACCACGACCGCGAACGGCACGGGAGCCGTGAACTTCCCGCTCACCTACCAGGGTGGTGTCGAGTCGGCCGCGATCACCATCACCGAACGGCAACAAGCCGGATACCAATTGATTCAGCAGGACGGGAAAAACGCCGAGTGTGTCGAGCGGGTGTCCGAGCAGCCGGTCGAGGTCACCGACGATCCAGGCGGCGGGCCAGGGTTCACGATGGACGTCCCGCTGACGGGATCGGTCTCGTGCACGGTGCTGAACCAGGCGCCGCCGGACGTGGTCCCGGCGACGGTCGAGGTCGACAAGCAGTGGAGCGTGACGACGGGAGACGGCACACGCACCTACACCGACGGCACCCAGCCCACCGACCTACAGGCCACGCTGCGGCTCACCGACCCCGGCGGGCGCACCACATCGGATCAGGCGTGGGGAACCACGAGGACCGGATACTCGGCCGGTGAGCAGGTGACGGTGTCCGAGACGGCGAGGTTCGCCGACCTCGTGGACTGCACGCTGACCGGCGTCGAATTCGACGGGACGGCACTCGACCCGGGCGCGCCCTCGGCGACCGTGACCTTGGCCGGGGGAGCCAACGAGCACAGCATCACCAACCACGTCGACTGCCGGACGTCGCTGACGCTGGCCAAACGCGTCGCCGGTGGCGAAGCGGACGCCGGAAACTGGCTGCTGAAGGCGTTCGAGGCCGAGGGGAGCCTCCCCGGCCCTGCTGGGGTGAGCGGAAGCCCCGAGGCCACCGCCGAGGTGACGCCAGGCGCCAGGTACCAGCTCGCCGAACAGCTCACCGGCACCGATCCCGCGTTGCTGAACTACCGGCAGGTGGACAACCGAACCGACTACCAGAGCAATCCGCGCTCGACGGGGTCGATGAACTGCCTCGCCTATGGCAGGGACGGAACCCAGAAGCTTGGCTGGAACGACGGCATCAACGGCGGGGTCAACGTCGCGCTCGGCATGCACGTGGTGTGCTCGGCTGTCAACGAGACGGTTCCGCTGACGCTGGTCAAGGAGGTGCGCGGCGGGCAAGCCGTCCCAGGGGACTGGCGGATCACCGCGACACCGGTCGACCCCGACCCGGCTGGGGTGCCGGAACAGACGGTGCGCGGAACAGCGGGCGAGGGAGTGACGATCACGGTCCGGCCCGGTCAGGCATACCGGATCAGCGAGACCGGACCCGATACGCATTCACTGGAGTCCGTCGACTGCGGGCTCACCGAGTTCAGTTCGGCGGACACCCTGACCGTGGAATCGGGACAGCGCGGAAGATGCACCCTGGTGAACGCCTACCGTGGTGCGTCGCTGACCCTAGTCAAGGACGTGATCAACGAGCACGGCGGCGATGCGAAGCCGCGCGACTGGGTCCTGTCCGCCGACGGCCCCACGCCGGGCGTCTCCGGAAGGACGGGTGACTCGTCGGTGACCGATGCCGCCGTGGTCTCGGGGGACTACGTGCTCGCCGAGGAAGGCCCCGGCGGCTACACGGCATCGGAGTGGGCGTGCGCGGGGCGCGACGGTGATCTCGGAGTCGAACGGGCGACCGTGCCGATCGTTCCCGGCGACGACGTGACCTGCACGATCACCAACAGGGACAAGCCTGGCCCGGAACCGACCCCTTCTCCGGAGCCGACTCCGTCACCAGGCCCGTCGCCGGTGCCGCCGTCGCCTGGCCCGCCGCATGACGATCAGTCGGCCCTCGCGGGTACCGGAATGCCCGCGCTGGGGCTGGGCTTGGCGGGCCTGCTGCTGCTCGGTGCCGGTGTCTGGTTCGTGCTGCGCGCCAGGCAGAAGGAAACGGGGGAGGGAAGCGAGTGA
- the aztA gene encoding zinc ABC transporter ATP-binding protein AztA has protein sequence MTHSDDQDAITITGLAAHLGGRRVLDGISTRLPLGGVTAITGANGSGKSTLLGVLAGVVAPSSGTITRRWRGHPAYVVQRSAVADLLPVTVWDTVAMGRWATANRWLPLSTKDKRIVRECLEKLGIAALASRRLSALSGGQRQRALVAQGLAQEASVLLLDEPTAGLDEAAKRDIADVIDEASAAGVTVVQATHDLDDALRADHCLRLEAGRLTGDGVPRAVLV, from the coding sequence ATGACCCACAGCGACGACCAGGACGCCATCACGATCACCGGGCTGGCCGCCCACCTCGGAGGACGCCGGGTGCTGGACGGCATCAGCACGCGGCTCCCACTGGGCGGGGTCACCGCGATCACCGGCGCCAACGGTTCGGGAAAGTCGACCCTGCTCGGCGTGCTCGCCGGAGTCGTAGCCCCGTCCTCGGGGACGATCACCCGCCGCTGGCGAGGGCATCCCGCCTACGTCGTTCAGCGCAGCGCCGTCGCCGACCTGTTGCCGGTCACGGTGTGGGACACGGTCGCCATGGGCAGGTGGGCGACCGCGAACCGATGGCTCCCGTTATCCACAAAGGACAAACGAATTGTCAGGGAGTGCCTTGAGAAACTCGGTATCGCCGCACTCGCCAGCCGTCGGCTCAGCGCGTTGTCGGGAGGACAGCGCCAGCGGGCGCTCGTCGCTCAGGGGCTGGCCCAGGAGGCGTCAGTGCTGTTGCTCGACGAGCCGACGGCCGGACTCGACGAGGCGGCCAAACGGGATATCGCCGACGTGATCGACGAGGCCAGCGCGGCCGGGGTCACCGTCGTGCAAGCCACCCATGATCTCGACGACGCGCTGCGCGCCGATCACTGCCTGCGGCTCGAAGCGGGGAGGCTGACCGGCGACGGTGTGCCGCGCGCGGTGCTGGTCTGA
- the aztB gene encoding zinc ABC transporter permease AztB has protein sequence MEWLTTPFEVGFVQRALAGGVLVSLICALAGTWVVLRGMAFLGDAMSHGMLPGVALASLLGGNLVLGAALSAAAMALGVTALNRSTRLSQDTSIGLLFVGMLSAGVILVSHSDSFAVDLTGMLFGDILAVRAGDLGFLVVASLVALLVSVLGHRAFVALAFDVRKAHTLGLRPRWAHAVLLGLLTLAIVASYHVVGTLLVVGLLIAPPATAVLWARRIPMIMALAAALGSISVVVGLLLSWHWGTAAGATVAAVAVALFFCSALATRIRDRARTADERIEATS, from the coding sequence GTGGAGTGGTTGACAACCCCGTTCGAGGTCGGGTTCGTGCAGCGGGCGCTGGCCGGAGGCGTGCTCGTATCGCTGATCTGTGCGCTCGCGGGGACCTGGGTCGTGTTGCGGGGCATGGCTTTTCTCGGTGACGCGATGTCGCACGGGATGCTGCCAGGGGTGGCGCTCGCGTCGTTGCTCGGCGGCAACCTGGTTCTCGGTGCGGCGCTGAGCGCGGCGGCCATGGCACTCGGGGTGACCGCGCTGAACCGCTCTACGCGGTTGTCGCAGGACACCAGCATCGGGTTGCTCTTCGTCGGCATGTTGTCGGCCGGAGTCATCCTCGTGTCGCACTCCGACTCGTTCGCGGTCGACCTGACCGGCATGCTCTTCGGTGACATCCTGGCCGTTCGCGCCGGCGACCTGGGATTTCTCGTCGTCGCGTCGCTGGTCGCGCTCCTGGTTTCGGTACTGGGGCACAGGGCGTTCGTCGCGCTGGCCTTCGACGTTCGCAAGGCACACACGCTCGGTTTGCGGCCACGATGGGCACACGCCGTGCTGCTCGGTTTGCTGACACTCGCGATCGTGGCGTCCTACCACGTCGTGGGCACGCTGCTCGTCGTCGGGCTGCTGATCGCGCCACCGGCGACGGCCGTGCTGTGGGCGCGGCGCATCCCGATGATCATGGCGCTCGCCGCCGCGCTCGGCAGCATCTCCGTCGTCGTGGGACTGCTGTTGTCATGGCACTGGGGGACCGCGGCGGGCGCGACGGTCGCCGCCGTCGCCGTCGCACTGTTCTTCTGCTCGGCCCTCGCCACTCGGATCAGGGACAGAGCACGTACCGCTGACGAGAGGATTGAAGCAACATCGTGA
- the aztC gene encoding zinc ABC transporter substrate-binding protein AztC yields MSAVRAALCAVLLVVLTGCAGAGADRAHIVVTTNILGDITRNIVGDEARVTVLMKPNADPHSFGIAARQAADLENAGLVVHNGLGLEEGMARHVEAARESGVATVAVGEHIDPISYRADESEGEPDPHFWTDPVRVRTAVEVLAERIGEEVSGVDSGAIQVNAERYLRELDELHTWMAERFDGIGKDGRTLVTNHHVFGYLAARYDFRVVGAVVPSGTTLASPSASDLSELAGTIREAGVPAIFADSSQPDRLARVLAEQAGLHVEVLALFSESLSERDGPAGTYLDMMRANTDTIVSGLRRGDG; encoded by the coding sequence GTGAGCGCCGTGCGCGCCGCACTGTGCGCGGTACTGCTGGTGGTGCTGACCGGCTGTGCCGGAGCCGGAGCCGACCGGGCACACATCGTCGTGACCACGAACATCCTCGGCGACATCACCAGGAACATCGTCGGCGACGAGGCAAGGGTCACGGTGCTGATGAAGCCCAACGCCGACCCGCATTCGTTCGGCATCGCGGCGCGGCAGGCAGCGGACCTCGAAAACGCGGGTTTGGTCGTCCACAATGGACTCGGGCTGGAAGAGGGGATGGCCAGGCACGTCGAGGCCGCGCGGGAGTCGGGAGTCGCGACGGTCGCCGTCGGCGAACACATCGACCCCATTTCCTACCGTGCCGATGAAAGCGAGGGGGAACCGGACCCGCATTTCTGGACCGACCCCGTGCGCGTGCGGACGGCGGTCGAGGTGCTGGCGGAGCGGATCGGCGAGGAGGTCAGTGGTGTCGACTCCGGGGCGATCCAGGTCAACGCCGAACGCTACCTGCGCGAGCTCGACGAGTTGCACACCTGGATGGCCGAGCGGTTCGACGGAATCGGGAAGGACGGCCGCACTCTGGTCACCAACCATCACGTCTTCGGCTACCTCGCGGCCAGGTACGACTTCCGCGTAGTCGGCGCGGTCGTACCGAGCGGGACGACGCTGGCCTCACCGAGTGCTTCCGACCTCAGCGAGCTGGCGGGCACCATTCGCGAGGCCGGGGTTCCCGCGATTTTCGCGGACTCCTCACAGCCGGACCGGCTGGCCAGGGTGCTGGCCGAGCAGGCGGGACTGCACGTCGAGGTGCTCGCCCTGTTCTCGGAGTCGCTCAGCGAGCGGGACGGTCCGGCCGGGACGTACCTGGACATGATGCGCGCCAACACCGACACCATCGTCTCCGGCCTGCGGCGCGGCGACGGCTGA
- the aztD gene encoding zinc metallochaperone AztD, with product MGNLLRSAGVVSAVTATVAVVAACGPGERDDAPPEGAGAAGGSAQVADPVVVSYDGGIYVLEGTSLDVAEDIKLEGFNRLNPAGDDRHVMVSTSDGFVALDAVGARLTDIEFPGAEPGHVVPHAGTTTLFADGTGEVTVFDPARLAEGKPEAENYTTAEPHHGVALRLSGGELVVTLGNEQDRVGMMVLGEDRTTELARNEDCPGVHGEATAQGEAVVVGCEDGVLVYRDGDISKVDSPDEYGRIGNQAGSEVSPVVLGDYKRDELAELERPEQVSLIDTVDGTMELVDLGTSYTFRSLARGPEGEALVLGTDGAIHVIDPESATVERTIPVLGQWEEPLEWQQPRPALFVRGNTAYVTDPAEKTVAAVDLASGEKVATATLDEAPNELSGVAGH from the coding sequence ATGGGAAACTTGTTGAGGTCGGCGGGCGTCGTGTCCGCGGTGACCGCCACCGTGGCGGTGGTCGCCGCGTGCGGTCCTGGTGAACGGGATGACGCGCCGCCCGAGGGGGCGGGTGCGGCGGGTGGTTCGGCTCAGGTCGCCGACCCGGTGGTGGTGAGCTACGACGGCGGTATCTACGTCCTCGAAGGGACGAGTCTCGACGTTGCCGAGGACATCAAGCTGGAGGGGTTCAACAGGCTCAACCCCGCCGGTGACGACCGGCATGTCATGGTGTCCACATCGGACGGATTTGTCGCGCTGGACGCCGTGGGCGCGCGGCTGACCGACATCGAGTTCCCCGGTGCCGAACCGGGACACGTGGTTCCGCACGCGGGAACGACCACGTTGTTCGCCGACGGCACCGGTGAGGTGACCGTGTTCGATCCGGCCCGACTGGCGGAAGGCAAGCCGGAAGCCGAGAACTACACCACCGCCGAACCCCACCACGGAGTCGCGTTGCGGCTCTCCGGTGGAGAACTCGTCGTCACGCTCGGCAACGAGCAGGACAGGGTCGGCATGATGGTGCTGGGCGAGGACCGGACCACGGAACTCGCTCGCAACGAGGACTGCCCCGGTGTGCACGGAGAAGCCACGGCACAGGGAGAGGCCGTCGTCGTGGGCTGCGAGGATGGCGTCCTCGTGTACCGGGACGGCGACATCAGCAAGGTCGACAGCCCCGACGAGTACGGCAGGATCGGCAACCAGGCCGGTTCCGAGGTCTCGCCGGTGGTTCTCGGTGACTACAAGCGGGACGAGCTCGCCGAACTGGAGCGGCCGGAGCAGGTGTCGCTGATCGACACCGTCGACGGCACGATGGAGCTGGTCGATCTCGGCACCAGCTACACCTTCCGGTCGCTGGCGCGCGGTCCCGAAGGCGAGGCGCTGGTGCTCGGAACCGACGGCGCGATCCACGTCATCGACCCGGAGAGCGCGACCGTCGAGCGCACGATCCCCGTTCTCGGCCAATGGGAGGAACCGCTCGAATGGCAGCAACCCCGGCCCGCGCTGTTCGTCAGGGGCAACACGGCGTACGTCACGGATCCGGCCGAGAAGACGGTGGCCGCCGTCGATCTGGCTTCCGGTGAGAAGGTCGCGACCGCGACCCTCGACGAGGCCCCCAACGAGCTGAGCGGAGTCGCCGGACACTAG
- a CDS encoding SAM-dependent methyltransferase, which translates to MPHDEFSSSRQAIARVVDTTSASIARVYDAMLDGKDNYAVDREVRSQLIAVAPDIQTMTRDNREWLIRVSRFLASEVGLDQFLDLGSGLPSAENTHQVVQRLNLNARVVYVDNDPVVQAHGRALLEENDFTFFSPADLTRPSELLADPVVRKHIDFDEPLALYQISTLHHVPDDQRPHDIMAELVDALPSGSYIALSHFYDPADGSELSALAKKLEEVLLSGPMGSGRFRTRTEIEEFFADLELVSPGLVLPCDWWPDGPKTKPKLDVQQLILAGLARKP; encoded by the coding sequence ATGCCGCACGACGAGTTTTCATCCTCACGCCAGGCGATCGCGCGGGTTGTCGACACCACGAGTGCGAGCATCGCCAGGGTCTACGACGCGATGCTCGACGGCAAGGACAATTATGCCGTCGATCGCGAGGTACGCAGCCAGCTCATCGCCGTAGCCCCCGACATCCAGACCATGACGAGGGACAACAGGGAATGGCTGATCAGGGTCAGCCGCTTTCTCGCCTCCGAGGTCGGGCTGGACCAGTTCCTCGACCTCGGTTCGGGACTGCCCAGCGCCGAGAACACCCACCAGGTCGTGCAGCGGCTCAACCTCAACGCCCGGGTGGTCTACGTCGACAACGATCCCGTCGTGCAGGCGCATGGCAGGGCGCTGCTTGAGGAAAACGACTTCACCTTCTTCTCGCCTGCCGATCTCACCCGGCCTTCGGAACTGCTCGCCGATCCGGTCGTGCGCAAGCACATCGACTTCGATGAACCGCTCGCGCTGTACCAGATCTCGACGCTGCACCACGTTCCCGACGATCAGCGGCCGCACGACATCATGGCCGAGCTCGTCGATGCGCTTCCTTCCGGTTCGTACATCGCGCTCAGTCACTTCTACGATCCCGCCGACGGCAGCGAACTGTCCGCGCTGGCAAAGAAACTGGAGGAAGTACTGCTGTCCGGGCCGATGGGCAGCGGCCGGTTCCGCACCAGGACGGAGATCGAGGAGTTCTTCGCCGATCTCGAACTCGTGTCGCCCGGCCTGGTGTTGCCGTGTGACTGGTGGCCGGACGGTCCGAAAACCAAGCCGAAACTCGACGTTCAGCAACTCATTCTCGCCGGGCTGGCCCGCAAACCGTGA
- a CDS encoding cytochrome P450, with the protein MTDADLVGDRIYNPMVAPHKDEPAPLFRMLRDEEPVAYHPVLDAWLVTRYDTVRAVAADPERFSSRYSTPLHPELQQPEVAEVLAGAHPMGTNIVEADGEEHTGLRAVWQHALHGPRVNAFRPAMADIAGELIGAFTGDEADLVGEYAQPFVQSVIGTLLGIPREEWDLAYGYGMDLLDWANPLSPVEDKVAAARRFVESDAYFRALFEQRGRVPGEDIASLLVTSGVSFEDFLMILRTFYAAGIDTTRDAITSTIHSVLRNGLWPSVVADPSMIVAAVEETLRRDAPHRGLLRTTTTAVTLDGVDVPEGARLLLLYGSANRDERRFADPDAFLVTRSGLRGAEGHLGFGHGIHVCVGAHLARTEARVAVEALAQRLPALSLSGGFSPDYVGSFFFRGLARLPVTTG; encoded by the coding sequence ATGACTGACGCTGATCTGGTCGGGGACCGCATTTACAATCCCATGGTCGCCCCGCACAAGGACGAGCCCGCGCCGTTGTTCCGGATGCTGAGGGACGAGGAGCCGGTGGCCTACCATCCGGTTCTGGACGCGTGGCTGGTCACCCGCTACGACACGGTCCGCGCCGTCGCCGCCGATCCCGAGCGGTTCTCGTCGCGATACTCGACGCCGCTACATCCCGAATTGCAGCAACCCGAGGTCGCCGAGGTGCTGGCAGGCGCGCATCCGATGGGGACCAACATCGTCGAGGCCGACGGCGAGGAACACACCGGGCTGCGCGCGGTGTGGCAGCACGCGCTGCACGGCCCGCGCGTCAACGCGTTCCGGCCCGCGATGGCGGACATCGCCGGCGAGCTGATCGGCGCCTTCACCGGCGACGAGGCCGATCTGGTCGGCGAGTACGCCCAGCCGTTCGTGCAGTCGGTCATCGGTACCCTGCTCGGGATTCCCCGTGAGGAATGGGACCTCGCCTACGGCTACGGCATGGACCTGCTGGACTGGGCCAATCCACTGAGCCCCGTCGAGGACAAGGTCGCCGCGGCGAGGCGGTTCGTGGAAAGCGACGCGTACTTCCGGGCGCTGTTCGAGCAGCGTGGTCGCGTGCCCGGCGAGGACATCGCGTCGTTGCTGGTGACCAGTGGTGTGTCCTTCGAGGACTTCTTGATGATCCTGCGCACCTTCTACGCGGCCGGCATCGACACCACGAGGGACGCGATCACCAGCACGATCCACTCCGTGCTGCGCAACGGTTTGTGGCCTTCCGTCGTGGCCGATCCCAGCATGATCGTCGCCGCCGTCGAGGAGACGCTTCGCAGGGACGCGCCCCATCGCGGGCTGCTGCGCACCACGACCACGGCCGTCACGCTCGACGGCGTCGATGTCCCGGAAGGGGCGCGGTTGCTGCTGCTTTACGGCTCCGCCAACAGGGACGAGCGGCGGTTCGCCGATCCGGACGCGTTCCTGGTCACGCGATCAGGTCTGCGGGGAGCGGAAGGGCATCTCGGTTTCGGGCACGGCATCCACGTCTGTGTCGGCGCCCATCTGGCCCGCACCGAGGCGCGGGTCGCCGTCGAGGCCCTTGCCCAGCGGTTGCCCGCGCTGTCGCTTTCCGGTGGGTTCAGTCCGGACTATGTGGGCAGTTTCTTCTTCCGGGGACTTGCCCGGCTGCCGGTGACGACGGGCTGA
- a CDS encoding nitroreductase/quinone reductase family protein, with translation MTQGELESFERQLIAEFRENEGKMSGMFAGATLCVLTTIGAKTGLRREKPLAYLEIDGHALVVASAGGADRDPGWYHNILATPMVTVETGTDTYRAIATPAKGAERDRLFAAVVEHSPGFADYQATTERVIPVVTLRRIGGDGEERVRGLGDFLAEGHEWLRDGLTSVRARLSATIEGEASVSAASGPSLARQLRAHCLDFCGALHQHHEGEDRGAFPILARRYPELAPVLDRLGEEHRVVSALRERIEALVAAEGSADPVRLRDELDQLAAELESHFAYEERTIAEALNTLGPAPGIP, from the coding sequence GTGACACAGGGCGAGCTCGAATCGTTCGAACGGCAGCTCATCGCCGAGTTCAGGGAGAACGAAGGGAAGATGAGCGGGATGTTCGCTGGTGCGACACTGTGCGTGCTGACGACCATCGGCGCGAAAACGGGGCTGCGAAGGGAAAAGCCGCTCGCTTACCTGGAAATCGACGGCCACGCACTCGTGGTGGCGTCCGCGGGCGGGGCGGACCGCGATCCCGGCTGGTACCACAACATACTGGCGACCCCCATGGTGACCGTCGAGACCGGAACGGACACCTACCGGGCCATCGCGACTCCCGCGAAGGGTGCGGAACGCGACCGGCTTTTCGCGGCCGTCGTCGAACACAGTCCCGGATTCGCCGACTATCAGGCCACCACGGAGCGCGTCATTCCGGTGGTGACGCTGCGCCGGATAGGCGGCGACGGTGAGGAACGAGTGCGTGGGCTCGGCGACTTCCTCGCCGAGGGGCACGAATGGCTTCGCGATGGGCTGACCAGTGTCCGCGCGCGGCTCTCGGCGACCATCGAAGGCGAGGCTTCGGTGTCCGCTGCCTCCGGTCCCAGTCTGGCGCGACAGTTGCGCGCGCACTGTCTCGACTTTTGCGGCGCGTTGCACCAGCACCACGAGGGCGAGGACAGGGGCGCGTTCCCGATACTGGCGCGACGGTATCCCGAGCTGGCGCCGGTGCTCGACCGCCTCGGCGAGGAACACCGAGTGGTCAGCGCGCTGCGCGAGCGGATCGAAGCGCTCGTAGCGGCCGAGGGCTCAGCCGATCCGGTGCGGTTGCGAGACGAACTCGACCAGCTCGCCGCCGAACTGGAGAGCCATTTCGCCTACGAGGAGCGCACGATCGCCGAGGCGCTCAACACACTGGGCCCCGCGCCGGGCATTCCGTGA